The following coding sequences are from one Triticum aestivum cultivar Chinese Spring chromosome 5A, IWGSC CS RefSeq v2.1, whole genome shotgun sequence window:
- the LOC123107302 gene encoding mitochondrial carrier protein CoAc1-like, whose translation MLAGGVAGVAAKTAVAPLDRVKLLRQVGGGAAPAGTSAFRTLLEISRREGLRGLYRGNGTNALRVFPSKAIHFMAYEQYRSWLLGAVPSLGGGPVVDLLAGSAAGGTSLIATYPLDLARTRLACRATEAGVFGVLRSVYAEGGVRGLYRGAWPSLARVLPTAGLRFFVYESLKRRLPEDYEGRVDAKVVCGMAAGLVGNTATYPLSVVRRQMQLGGTGTGTAVTGALQGVRAIARAQGARQLYAGLGLSFLKAAPSAGWWHTRR comes from the coding sequence ATGCTCGCCGGCGGCGTCGCGGGCGTGGCGGCCAAGACGGCCGTCGCGCCGCTCGATCGAGTGAAGCTCCTCCGACAGGTCGGAGGTGGGGCGGCGCCCGCCGGCACCAGCGCCTTCAGGACGCTCCTCGAGATCAGCCGCCGCGAGGGCCTCAGGGGGCTCTACCGCGGGAACGGCACCAACGCGCTGCGCGTGTTCCCTTCCAAGGCGATCCACTTCATGGCGTACGAGCAGTACCGGAGCTGGCTCCTCGGCGCCGTCCCCTCGCTCGGCGGCGGGCCGGTCGTGGACCTGCTCGCCGGCTCGGCCGCCGGCGGCACGTCGCTGATAGCCACGTACCCGCTCGATCTCGCGCGCACCAGGCTCGCCTGCCGTGCCACCGAGGCGGGCGTCTTCGGCGTGCTCCGGAGCGTGTACGCGGAGGGCGGCGTCCGCGGCCTGTACCGTGGTGCGTGGCCGTCGCTGGCGCGCGTGCTCCCGACCGCCGGGCTCCGCTTCTTCGTGTACGAGTCGCTGAAGCGCCGGCTCCCAGAGGACTACGAGGGGCGCGTGGATGCCAAGGTGGTGTGCGGGATGGCGGCGGGTCTGGTGGGCAACACGGCGACGTACCCGCTGAGCGTGGTGCGGCGGCAGATGCAGCTCGGCGGCACGGGCACGGGGACGGCGGTCACTGGGGCGCTGCAGGGCGTTCGGGCCATCGCAAGGGCGCAGGGGGCGCGGCAGCTATACGCAGGGCTAGGGCTCTCGTTCCTGAAGGCGGCGCCGTCAGCGGGTTGGTGGCATACGAGGAGATGA